AACCACCGGAGCTTCTTCCACTGCGACAGCTGCTTCTGTGTCCACTTTTGCAGCCTGTGCTTTTTTGGCACGAACGACAAGATTTTTTGCGGTGGGCGACAACTGCGCACCACATTTTACCCAATAATCCACACGAGCGGTGTCAACACTGAGATCTGATCCATCTTTACGCATGGGGTCATACCATCCGATATTTTCAATAAAGCGACCATCTGCGGGTGAACGCGAATCCGCTACAACGACCCGGAAAAACGGGTTATTTGTATTACCCATTCTGCGTAATCTAATTTTAACTGCCATGAACTTCTACCCTTTCAATTAACTCTTTCCACATACCACGACCAACCGGTTCGCACATAAAATAAACTCTTATCGCGGATGTAATAAATTTGCGTTTCTTATCTTACTTTGCGAACCGAAGCAACCCTTTTTGCATATTTTTCATTTTCTTCATCATCTTCTGCGCGTCCTTAAAACGCTTAAGCAGTCCATTGATATCAGAAACAGTTGTCCCGCTTCCTTTGGCAATGCGCTTACGTCGACTCCCATTCAAAAGCTGGGGTTTGCGTCGCTCATACGGTGTCATACTCTGAATAATGGCCTCAGCCTTTTTCAATTCAGATTCAGACTGTCCGGCCATTTTCTTTTTCATATCACCGGAAATTTTCCCCGCATTGGGCATCATATCCAACAGGTTCTCCAGCGGCCCAAGCTTTTTCATCTGCTGCAGCTGGGCCAAGAAATCCTCCAAATCCATATTTTTCTTTTTGAGCTGGGTTTCCATTTTTTCCAGCTGCGAGACATCAAAGGCGCCCTGCGCTTTTTCAACAAAAGAAATCACATCGCCCATACCGAGAATTCGGGACGCCATACGATCCGGGAAAAACGGCTCCAGATTATCCAGATGCTCGCCCACCCCCGTATAGAGGATCGGACATCTGGCCACGGATTGTACGGAAAGCGCGGCACCGCCTCGGGCATCGCCATCCAGTTTCGTCAAAATCAATCCTGTCAGCCCCAGTGCCTCATTAAATTTAGTCGCGACATCCACGGACTCCTGCCCCATGGCAGCATCCAAAACAAGCAGCACATTGCGGGGTTTAACAGCACTTCGCAGTTCTTTCAATTCCTGAACCAGTTCCTCGTCAATCTGAAAACGGCCGCCGGTATCGAAAATAAGCCAGTCCGTCCCCTCGCGCGCCGCCTCTTTCATCGCCCGTTTTCCGATATCAGGAACCGTCTCGCCTGCCTGCGGCGTCACAAAACCGACGCCCACCTGTTCGGCGAGAATCTTCAATTGATCCACAGCGGCGGGACGGCGAATATCGCAGGCAACCAGCGTCACTTTTTTACCAGATTCTTTCAAGTTACGCGCCAGTTTGCCCGACGTCGTGGTCTTGCCGGCTCCGTGCAAACCGATCATCATGATTTTCGATGGTTTTTCTGACTGATCCAACCGGCTTTGTTCACTGCCCAGCAGACGAATCATTTCATCATGCACGCGTTTAATCATCTGCTGACCGGGCGTAACACTGTTCAGTACATCTTCTCCCAGACACTGTTCCTTCACTGCCGCGATAAAATCCTTGGCGACCTTATAATTTACGTCCGCTTCGAGCAGTGCCAGGCGCACCTCACGCAAAGCGTC
Above is a genomic segment from Spartobacteria bacterium containing:
- a CDS encoding 30S ribosomal protein S16; the protein is MAVKIRLRRMGNTNNPFFRVVVADSRSPADGRFIENIGWYDPMRKDGSDLSVDTARVDYWVKCGAQLSPTAKNLVVRAKKAQAAKVDTEAAVAVEEAPVVEEAAVVAEEVVAEVAEEASKAEAAE
- a CDS encoding signal recognition particle protein, producing MMFDTLTQSLQGTFKKLRGYGKLTEKNIQDALREVRLALLEADVNYKVAKDFIAAVKEQCLGEDVLNSVTPGQQMIKRVHDEMIRLLGSEQSRLDQSEKPSKIMMIGLHGAGKTTTSGKLARNLKESGKKVTLVACDIRRPAAVDQLKILAEQVGVGFVTPQAGETVPDIGKRAMKEAAREGTDWLIFDTGGRFQIDEELVQELKELRSAVKPRNVLLVLDAAMGQESVDVATKFNEALGLTGLILTKLDGDARGGAALSVQSVARCPILYTGVGEHLDNLEPFFPDRMASRILGMGDVISFVEKAQGAFDVSQLEKMETQLKKKNMDLEDFLAQLQQMKKLGPLENLLDMMPNAGKISGDMKKKMAGQSESELKKAEAIIQSMTPYERRKPQLLNGSRRKRIAKGSGTTVSDINGLLKRFKDAQKMMKKMKNMQKGLLRFAK